One Diabrotica virgifera virgifera chromosome 3, PGI_DIABVI_V3a genomic window carries:
- the LOC114338393 gene encoding B9 domain-containing protein 1-like, producing MSDGTFLVCLTGQIEWIDILATSGTSWHCKYEFSSGPDWKVSGGLESGLSQVANIVNNGDKVVLNLPIEIQFKSTNPYGWPQIVLSVYKNSTLAGYGRCHMPIKPGIYKLEVFLSKPQASSMLGYLASFFGYQPELLQPKMLATTAGNNLLLMETTGHALISINVITQGFQNLGYDRGAVKD from the exons ATGTCAGACGGGACATTTTTGGTTTGTTTAACAGGCCAAATCGAATGGATAGATATATTAGCAACTAGCGGTACTTCATGGCATTGTAAATACGAGTTTTCGTCAGGTCCAGACTGGAAAGTCTCAGGAGGATTAGAATCGGGCCTTTCGCAAGTTGCGAATATTGTGAACAATGGTGATAAAGTCGTACTCAATCTACCGATAGAAATTCAGTTCAAATCCACAAACCCTTACGGCTGGCCCCAGATTGTTTTAAGTGTTTATAAAAACTCAACACTTGCGGGATATGGAAGGTGTCACATGCCCATAAAACCag gTATTTATAAGTTAGAAGTGTTTTTGTCGAAACCTCAAGCGTCGTCGATGTTAGGATATTTAGCATCGTTTTTTGGGTATCAGCCAGAATTATTACAACCAAAAATGTTAGCAACGACAGCGGGAAATAATCTACTGCTTATGGAAACCACAGGACACGCTTTGATTTCAATTAATGTTATTACCCAAGGATTCCAAAATTTGGGATATGATAGAGGAGCAGTAAAAGattga